TGGTTTTTAATTTTGTGCCATCTGCCAATTGAATGATCCAACAGCCTACGCCCTGCTCAACACGAGTTACTCGCACTTCTGTTCGATAATCTTTCACTTTTTCAAGCATCATCTGTTGAATGGCTAGGTTTAAAACACTCGGCTCGACCATAGACCCTAAGCAATTTTGCTCAGAGGGAAATTGATTAGACGCTTGCCCAAAATTAATTTCACCATAGCCATTTTTATTCCACACTTGCATCCCTGTATAAGGCATTTGGCGTGCAAGTTTTTCCCAAACTTGTACCGTTTTCAGCAAATGAATTGTGGCTTGACTTAAAGCTAAAACACGAGGATTGGCAGTGCTTAATGTTTTTTCAGCATCTAAAATTGGTGCAGCATCTAACACCGTGGCTTGAACACCACCTTCTGCAAGCAACAAAGCCGTTAAACCACCAACCAAACCGCCACCAATAATCACGACATCTAACAAATCTTGAGGATTGAATTCACTCATGCTTTTAACCCCATCGCATAATTGGCAACTAACGGTTTAATGCCTGGAATCACATCAAATGCCACTAAACCCGTATTTCTTAAAATTTTTAAGACTGGATTTTGATTACTAAAACCACGCACCACAGAATCACAGAATTTAATTACACGTTTTTGATCTGCTAAACGGGCTTGCTCATAGGCTTTCAGCATTTCAGGCTCACCTAAATCTTGGGCGTTGGCAATTTGTTGGTTGAGATAACGTACTAACACATCCGCATCACGCATGCACAAGTTAAAACCTTGTCCTGCAACAGGATGAATAGTATGTGCGGCATTTCCCATCAAAATCACACGTCCAACTGCTTGTTTGTGTGCCAAGACTTGTGACAATGGAAAACTAAAGCGCTTGCCTGTTTTGATAAATTTCCCAGCACGATCACCATAAGTTTTTTGCAAAGCATCAAGAAAATGTTGGTCATTTTCCTCACCCAGCCATTCATGTTCTGTACCTTTGGTCACAGGCCAAACCACAGAACGGCGACATTCTCCAGGTAATGGTAATAATGCCAAAGGACCTAAATGGCTAAAGCGTTCAAAACCGACTTGATTGTGCGGCTTAGATGTTTGTACCGCTGTCACAATGGCAACTTGCTCATAATCATGTACGTCCACACCCACGCCCAAAGCCTGACGACAGAATGAATCTCGACCATCAGCAGCAATCACCAGTTTTGCTTTTAAAGAATGGATATACGCTTCACCACGTGTGGCTTCGATATAGACTTCGTCTTGATCTTGTGTCAATGAAGTGACTTGTACACCATCAATCAACTCAATTAAAGGTTGTTGGCGCACTTGCGATAATAAAACACGACCTAACCATGCATTTTCGATCACTTGCCCAAAGCTTTCGACTTTTTCTTCATCCGCTTTTAAACGTGCTTTACCAAAGCTGCCTTGCTCAGTGATATGGACTTCTAAAATCGGAGTTGCATGTTCTTGCAATGCCGCCCAAAGTCCAAGCTTTTGATAAATCTGTACGGTACGACGCGATAATGCGGTATTTCGTGCATCAAAACTTGAGTGGTAAGGAGCAACAGTGCCATCTTCATAGTTTGGATATTTAATGGCTTCAAGCAATTTCACTGCGATATTTGACTTTGCAAGCATGAGTGCCAAACTCAGCCCGACCATTCCACCACCGACAATAATGACGTCTTGTTGCATGTCTTGACCCTTTCTCTATACGATTCAGCATGCTGAATACTTATAATGATGATTAATTTCATATTACATCAAGGTCAGTAATTTTTATATCGTAAACCATTAAAGTCATCATATTAATCCTGCTTTCACATTCCATGCTTTTAATAACCTCCAAATATTTGCATCTATTTCCTTCCAGTCTTTCAAGGACTCGACAGGAACTCGCCAATCAATAGCAATATGACCATATTTTTTTGTTTCAATTGTACTGCTCACAATAATTTTATGATCTAAATCCTCGTAAATTTTTAAAATAAATTCATTGTCTTCTGGGCTTACTGATCGACCAATACATTGATCTGCTGGTAATAAGTATTCAGGATAATTTGGGGTATAGCATTCAAGATCATACATTTCTGATAGTTTTTCATTTTTACTATATCCACTTGAAAGCAAATAATTAATCCAATCCCTTGGTGTACGTTTATTTTTAATATAATGCGAATCTTGATCCAAATTACTTAAATTTCGGACTAATACTTTGACTTGGTTTTCTACATTTTTATTATAAAACCCATGGATTTGAGCATCTTTTTGACCATTCAACAACAAGTTAAATTCCATAGGATTTTCACTATCAGCAATATTTGAAACTCGATCTATATTTAATAGTTTTTGCTTCTTAGGAACATAATATATTGGGAATTGTCCTAAAAAATATTTTTTGGATGGATATTTATAGTCTGTGACTAAGCATGCTCCTGCTTGCGTTTTTATTAATAATTTGGGTGAAACCTGCCAAGTAATCATATCTCCCTTTTTATATTTATCTTGATATTTTGTATTGTCGTTTAATTCTTTAGGTGAAATATTCCATGCTTCTAATAAACGCCAGATATTTCGATCTATTTCTTTCCACTGGTGCATATTATGTTGATCAAATTGCCATTCTATATCAATTGCACCATAGAATGGTTCCCATGAATGGGCTATAACCTCATGCCGATCCGTGAATCTAAATAAAACTCCTGAAATGTTCTTATTACTTGATTTTCCAAAACAATAACGCTGATTTATTTCAATATTTCTATAACAATCAAGTTTATATTTACCTGAGTATTCGTTATCACGTATATTTTTCGGATCTTTAATTATTGACTCAAAATAGTTCACTGTTTTTTCTGATAAATCAAAATTAAGTGATTGACTTGAAACAATGACTCTAACTTGCTCAGAATGATCTAATTCTTTGTCGGTATAATCATAGCCTGAAGCTTGTACAGTTGAACCATTTAACATTAGATTAAACTTTAATTTATTACCCTTATCAATTGGTAAATTACTTGCTTCTGATATAGTTATTTTTTTAAGTTTGGGGGGTTGATAATTTATTGGGAATTGCCCAAGATACTTTTCCTCTTTAGGTCTGTAAAATGGTGACTCTCTATCTTTATCTGAATATTTTAGTTGTGTACCTAATTTTGCCTGAACAATTAATTCTGAACCCTCTGCTACTTTCCAAGTAACAATATCTCCTTCTCCTAGAATTTTGGTTTTTTTTATTTTTGAGCAGGATAAAATAAAAATAGATATAACGACTATAAAAATTACTATATTTGTTTTCATAATTATAAGTATTTAATAAGTTTTATAATTTCTAAAAATAAGATTTTAGAAGCCTATTTGTACAAAAAAGCCGATCCTAAAATCGGCTCTAGCATTAAAAATTACTTCGACTTCGCCATCAATGCTTCAATATCTTCTACAGTCTTCACCACATTTTTGGTCAAGACCAAAGGACCATTTGAAGTTGCTACCACATCATCTTCGATACGAATGCCGATACCACGCCATTTCACATCCACAGTCTCATCATCGGGTGCAATATACAACCCCGGCTCAACTGTGACCACCATACCTTCTTCATATACACGCCAATCTTCACCATGCTTATATGTACCAACATCATGCACATCCATCCCAAGCCAATGCCCTGTACCATGCATATAAAATTGACGATAGCTTTCAGTTTCAATAATCTCGTCAAAATCACCTTGCATAATACCTAAATCAAGCAAGCCTTGAACAAGAATTTGTACCGCAATATTATGTGGTTCTTTATAAGAATTCCCGATCCGTACTGCATCAATCGCCGCAATTTGTGCATCTAATACCACTTGATAAAGTGCTTTTTGTTCAGGGCTAAACTTGCCATTGACAGGGAAAGTACGTGTAATGTCCGAAGCATAAAGTTCGTATTCACACGCTGCATCAATGAGAACCAAATCACCATCTTTTAACGGTTTATTATTTTCCACATAATGCAAAATACAGCCATTTTCGCCCCCACCTACAATACTGTTATAGGACGGTACACAACCATTTTTACCAAAAATATAATTTAGTTCAGCCTCTAAAGCATATTCCATCATATTAGGCTGTACCGTTTGCATAGCACGCGTATGCGCTTCAGCACTAATATTCGATGCGATTTGCATTAACTGAATTTCTTCGGCTGATTTATGCAAACGCATTTCATCTACAATACGATCTAACTGCACAATTTGTGCAGGTGCAGACGTTCCACGGCGAGTTTCACCCGTAGCTTTGGCAATCCACTGTGCCACACGTGCATCAAACTCAGCACGTTGTCCGATGCGATAAAATAATTTGTCTTTGTTGAGTAATTTTTCGATGATTTCTTCATCTAATAAATCAATCGCATAAGCTTCATCTGCATCATAATCATCCACAGCGCCATCTATGCCTGCGCGATAACCATTCCAAATTTCCATCTCACGATCACGTTCACGACAGAACAGACTATAAGTGTAATCTTCACAGCTCGCATCTGTTTCAATGACCGCAACCGCTTCAGGTTCAGCAAAGCCTGTTAAATAGAAAAAACTACTGTCTGCACGAAACTTATAGTCTGCATCACGATTGCGCATCACTTCAGGACTAGTTGCAATAATCGCAATACTGTTAGGACCCATTTGTGCTGCAAGGCGGTCACGACGTTCTTGAAAATCGGCTTGGGTTAATTTCATTATTGATTCAGCTTATTGTTAGATGGATGAAAATTAAGTTAAAAAAATTCCAAGACCTTTCAAATATCAGAAACAATCTTCATTCAAAAAGTCTTGTTTTAGATTTCAGCTTGGGCGGTGCGGTGTAAAAACCTCTACCACGTTACCACTGTCTGATGCCTCAATGATAGGTTTCATTTTGTTATGAAAATTTTGCAACAAAGAACTTTCTAGCACAGGAATTTTCTTACGTCCCATTGACAATGATACGGGAATTAAACGTACAAACTCATAGAGTTCTAAGTAGCTTTCTTCGCCTTCTTCATCATTGTCAGATTCGTCAAATTCAACCGAAGCGACATCTTGTAAACTTTCAATCAACTCTTGCTCGTCAGAACGAATATGACCTGAAGCCAAACCAAAACCTAGAACCACACCCGCACACCAATCAGCAAGTGCTTGTACACGTTCTACCAAAGGATGTTCATCATCAGGCAATAACGGTAAATAGTCCAATTCATCTTCAGACAAGGCATGTGCAATGTCTTCTGCTTCTTCAGCTAAAATCGCCAATGCATCTTCGTTGACTTTTGGTACATCAATGCTCGATAAAATTTGTAACCATTCATCACGAGATGGTGCTTCGGTAACACAAACTATACCCGTGAGTAAGCCATGTAACTCACTTGGACTTGAAATTTCTTCAATTTGACCAAAATTTTGATCCCAATCTGACCAACCTGAAATATCGTCTTGCATTCGTTTATCCAATCTCTATACTTCTGTATATATTACCTTTGATTGCAAATCTGTGCGACCCGTTATGCTAGAACAATTACAGCGTCTACAAACGCATATTGGTGTTTTAAAAACACGTATCGAAACGACTGAGAAAGAAAATGTAGCACTGTTAAAAGAGAAAGATCACAGTGAGGAACAAGCACATACTCAGATCTTGCAGAAAAATGGCATTATCACCCAAAAGCAAGATGAAATTGAAAGCTTGAACGAACAACTCACTGCTTTGCAAAAACAGTTTAATCAGCTCAATACCGATGCAACCTCGTTAGCTGAACGTTATGGACGTTTAGAAAAAAGCTGCACCGACCTTAAAACACGCTTTCAAGAAATTTTGGCTGAACGCAACGAGTTACGTCTAGTCAAAGAAAAATTACAGACAGAACAACGTCATTCGCAACAAGAAATCAAAGACTTGTTAAATGAGCGTGAACGTTTAATTCAGAAAAATGATCATGCCAAATCTAAAGTTGAAGCCATTATTCAACGTTTAGCGATTTTAGGCACTGAACAAGATCATCATGCGCAAGAAATTCAACAACTTGCTCATCCATCTGAAACCAATGAGGAAGTTTAATCATGTCTGAGGTTGTTGTTGTTGAATTACGTTTAATTGAACAAATTTTTCGTTTAAGCACGACTGCTGAAAAAAAAGCAGAGTTAGAACGTGCCGGTAATTTATTGAATGAAAAATTTCAAGAATTTCGCCGTAAAGCGCCCAACATGGAACATAACAAACTGATGATCATGGTGGCTTTGGAACTCATGCAAGAAGTATTAAGCATGAACAAGTCCTTACAAGAATATACACATTGCGAACGTTTGCTAGAAGAGATTCTAAAAGACGTTGAAAAGACAGTATAAATTGAGCTTTGTTTGTGCAGTTAACTCCTATAGATCATAAAATTGCTCATTTTCATATGGATGGGCATTTGCCTGCTCACTGAGAATATGTATACTTAGTATAACTCTGGGATGTTCGCCAGTACGTCTATTCCCCTGCCGATACTTAAACTTACGGATGCGTTCTGTGTATTTTGAGTGTATGCCCATCTTCGAGTGGGAAACCCATTAAGTACGCGTCGTGTCCACCTTGAACTCATCGGGTTCAGGGTAACGACCATGCAGCGGCATCTTCGGAGCTATTGATTTTAAAACATAACAACAACTTAAAAAAATACGCACTTTCACTATCTAGTAAAATCTCAATTTAATATTAACTAGGCTTATAGTAGGCTCTAAAAAATATTCAATTATTTATTTTATATATTTTTAATAAATTTAATCTCAACTAATCTATCAGAGTTTATTTTATTTATATTATGAATCAATTATTTATTTTATTTAAAAAAATCATAAGATATGATCTCTGTCCTCCTATAGTCTTACAATAAGGACAATAAATCGAGTCTCTAAAATCAAGATTTACTGCCCCGATAATCCATAAGAAATTAACTTGCTTGTTGATAATATGGCACAGTGCCATTGATCGTTGCACGATGCATAATCCGATGTGCATCGCCATAATCAAACAATGCTTTATGTTGTGTACAACGATTATCCCAAATCGCTACATCGCCCTGTTGCCATTTCCAACGCAAATGGAAATCTGTCTTCACAGCGTGGTCAAATAAAAAGTCTAATAATGTCTCACTTTCTGTTTCAGACAATTCATTGATTCGTGTCGTAAAACCTTCATTGATAAATAAAATATCTTCACCTGTTTCAGGATGACTACGAATTACAGGATGAATGACGGGTGGATTGTTCCGAAAAGATGCTTCAAGTTTTTCACGTGATTCAGGTGTCGTACCGAAACGCTCTAATGGAAATGATTTACGGATATCATGTGTTGCAGTTAAACCACGTAACTTTTGTTGTAGTGCTTCAGGTAGTGCTTTAAAAGCTGCCGTACCACTCGTCCATAAGGTATCACCACCCACTTCAGGAATTTTAATGGCTTGCAATACACAACCTAGCGGTGGCGTATGACTAAATGTCACATCGGTATGCCACAGTTCATTGTCTCGCAGATCTGTTTCATGACTATCTAAAATAATCACCTCAGGTGCATCTTTCATCGATGGATAAATTGGATGAATGTGTAATTGACCAAAAGACTTCGCAAGTTTGACCTGTTGCTGTGCTTGTAACTGTTGATTCCTAAAGAAAATCACTTGATATTGCAATAAAGCTGCATGTATCTCTGACAAGATTTGTGGATCGGTCAAATTTAAATCCACATTTTCAATAACTGCGCCAATATTGGCTTGAATAGGCTGAATATGTAATGTCATGATGCATCTTCTATAATTGTTGACCGTACCAAGGCGCTAATTGCTTTTGCAGCCAACGTAAAAATAATTCAAAACTCACTGCAACCATAGCAATCACAATGATACCGAGTACCACTGTATCGGTAATTAAAAACTGCGCTGCGGACTGCACCATAAAACCAATACCACGATCTGCAGCAACCAACTCAGCCGCGACTAAGGTTGACCATCCCACCCCAAGACCGATGCGTATTCCTGTTAAAATATGTGGCAAAGCCGTCGGTAGAATCACATATTTCAATACTTGTAAGTGTGTTGCACCCAAAGAAAGCGCTGCTCGTTCACGGTTTTTTTGATGGCTCAAGACCCCATGTGCAGAACTGATAATGACGGGCGCTAAAATTGAAAAGAAAATCAATAAAACTTTGGTTGTTTCACCAATGCCAAACCAAATGACCAATAAAGGTAAATATGCTAACGGCGGAATTGGACGTAATAATTCAACCAAAGGATCAAGCACTGCACGTACCCATTTATTTAAACCCATCCATAATCCAACAGGCACACCAATTACGATCGCAGCAATCAATGCAGTCAATACTCGACTAATACTTTCTGCCAAATGTTGCCAAAGCGTGGCTTTCATAAACCCTTCTTGGCTTACAATCACAAACTTTTGCCACACTGCGCTTGGCGAAGGTAAAAAGAGCTCAGGGACTAAATGCAATGCGCTGATCCCGAACCACAGCAGAATAATCGTACTAATACTGCCCAAACTCATCAAAAGACTTAAATTTTTCGTCATAAACTTTGGAAATTTAATCTGTGTTGATGCTGTGCTATGCTCCTGAATTGCTGTAGTATCGTCTAACGATTTTTGAGCAATTTTCTGAATTTGACTATTCATTTAAAGCTCCAAAGCATGTAATTTCTGATCTTTTAAACGTTCAAATAATTGCTCACGTAGTTGAATAAAATACGGATCGGATTTAATTGAACGAATAGATTCTCCTTGACGATAGCGCTGTGCAAAATCTAAATGCAACGTTTCCACAATGGTTCCTGGTCGGGCTGTCATCAACACCAATTGATGACTCAGCAATAAAGCCTCTTCAATATCATGCGTGATTAAGAAAAAGCCTTTATTTTTCTGAATCCACAAATTCAACACCAACTCTTGCATGTTCTCACGGGTAAACGCATCCAACGCTGCAAATGGTTCATCAAGTAAAATAAACGGTGCATGGCTGATCAATGCACGGGCAATGCCGACACGCTGTTTCATTCCCCCCGATAATTGCCAAATATTCGCCTCTGCAACATGCGCTAAACCCACTGTTGTCAAAATTGCATCAACTTGCTCTGTAATTTCTGAGTCTTTTAGACCTTTTAATTTCAGTGAAAAAGCCACATTTTCAGACACATTTAGCCATGGCAATAAAGCATGTTCCTGAAAAACAACGGCACGGCGTGCATCGGGCTGTGTCAATATTTCATCATCAATTTTCACCACACCCGCGTCAACGTGCTGAAAACCTGCCAAAATATTGAGTAAGGTGGTTTTACCACACCCCGACTCGCCTAAAACCACCGTCAAAGATGACTCAGGGACGTCTAAATTAATATTTTTCAGTACAGCAACATCTTGATTTGCATAATGCAATGTAATGTTTTCAGCTTTTAAAACAGACATGGCTTACTCCTCAAGGCTGCACAAATTTAGGGTTAATATTGTCCTGATAACTTTGTTTAACTTGATCTACTTTGCCTTGTGCTTTTAAGAATGTAGCTGTATCAAAAATATTTTTGGCAAATTCCTGTTGCAAGCGTTGTGCTTGTTGTTGCTGATTCAGATAAATATTACCTGACAATAACAAAGCAATGTCTTTTGGATCTGAACCTGTTAATGAAGAAATTTTCTTAATATTTTCGGCATCTTGTTGAAATTTTTCTGGTGCTTGATTATAGCGGTCGATTTGCTTTAAAGACGTTTGTACAAAAGCTTTTAAAAATTGAGGATTTTTTTCTGCAAATTCTTTACGTACCACCCAAACATCATACGTTGGGGCGCCCCATTCACCGACTTGTTTAGAATCCGTCAACACGTGACCCGTACTTTTTGCTTTGCTTAATGCAGGCTCCCAAACATAAGCAGCATCAATGTCACCACGTTCCCACGCTGCTGAAATTTCAGGTGGACGTAAGTTAATGATTTTTACTTGTGATTCTGCAATCTTCCAATGTTTAAGCGCTGACAATAGACTGTAATGCGCAGTCGAAACAAAAGGCACTGCGATGGTTTTATTGATAAGGTCTTGTGGTTTTTGAATGTTCGCTTGATTGCGAACAATTAAAGCTTCTGAAGCCCCTAATTTTGCTGCAATGAAAAATACATCAATAGGTAAATTACGACTAGCAGCCGCAGCAAATGGGCTCGTGCCAATATTACCAATATCAACATCGCCTGATGCTAAAGCATTCACAACATCTGCACCCGTATCAAACTTTTTCCACGTAATTGCCTGTTGACTCTCTTTTTCATACTCACCATTTGCTTGTGCAACTTTACTAGGATCTACCCCCGTTTGATAAGCAATAACCACAGCTGAATCAGACTTTTGCGTAGAAGTACTTGCAGCTTCAGGCGTGACATTTTTATTTTTTTGGAGATAAATAAATGCCACAATTGCCACAATAACAATCGCAGTAATAATTAGTGGTTTAGATGATTTACTCATATATTTTTCAGGAAAAGCAAGGACTAAGCATTATGCTAGCCCCTCTACTTTCAATTGAAAAATAACTTAACTACGTTTAGTTATCACATTTTTGTATTTATCAATTTATGATTTAAATGGATGAAATTCTGAAATCAATAGCAAACAAAGGCTAAGACCCTAGACTCTATATTCTCATTGTTCCGTTTTTTAGCCTTCATATAAAACATTGGAAAAACGATAAGTATGAGCAATCAGACGTTCAATCCAACGCTGTGCTGCCAGTAATTCTAAACTTTTTGCAGCATTCAGCTGATTTAACACCGTATATTCCAACACTTCACTACGAATCTGTGCTCGATGTTTGCTCGCCCATTTCTTCAAACTGTTCAATTCTGTACGCAATTTTTCAACTTGTTGATGCTCACTTAAATGGGCAATATCTTCAATATAACTGTCTAAAATGTGTGAATAATCCAATGCTAATTGTAAAATTGCGGGATGCATTCGCAGAATAAGTGCATTCTCAATTTGTGCTAAATCGCTACGCAGAACTCTCACATACACCATGACTCTTAAAATAACGAGAAAATGCTGTTGTAACTCAGGATTATCGGTGATGGTAATTTTTTCTAAATAACGTTCTAATTGTAAAATGATTTCATCTAAAAGTTTCAGCTCACTTGGACTCGGTAAAATACCATCACGAAATACGTTGTGTAAGGTCTTAAATATTTCAAATAAAATATGATGCTGTACTGTTTCTGCGGCTTCAATAGCAACGATCGGTATTTGTAAATTTGCAGTATCCAAACAATTTAAAATACTTGGTGAATCTTCAGATAATAACAGAATCACCCATTGCTCAATTTTTTTCAATATCGGTATAAAAATCAATGCACCAACCACACTAAACAAAGTGTGAAATAACGCCACAATGACTAAACTGTCCCAACGACTCAGCCAAGACACATGCTGATATAACCACAACAAAGCAGGTGCTAAAAATAAAAAAGCGACCAGTGCAGCCACAACATTGAACATCACATTGACCAAAACCGTACGTTGCGCATTGATGGATGCACCAATGGCAGACAACACTGTGATCCCCACTGCACCAACATTTTGTCCAATCACCAAATACAAAGACTGTGATACATCAATGGCGCCACTAGCTAAAGCAGCTAAAGTGGCTGTGATCGAAGCACTTGAAGACTGTAAAATCAAGCTCATGACGATACCAATGGCAACGAGCAGTACCTTTGCCCAAAATCCATCTGCACTTAAAAATGAAAGATCAACTCGATTTGAAAACCCCGTCATGGCCTCTTGTAAAATCGCAATGCCAAAAAAAATCATACCAAAGCCCGCCAAGATAAGCCCAAACAGTTTCAAGCGATCTTTAGCAATCAAATGCAGCATTGCACCCAAACCAATAAATGGCAGTGCAAACATTGAAATGGAAAATTTTAAACCAAGAAATGCCACCAGCCATCCTGTACTGGTCGTCCCAATATTTGCACCAATAACCACACCTATCGCTTGGGCAAAAGTCATCACCCCTGCACTGACAAAACCCACTGTAGCAACTGTCGTTGCAGTGGATGAATTGACCAAAATCGTCAAGCCAATGCCTGTCAATACCGCTTTACTCGTAGTATTGGTAAATTGGGTAAATAAATGTTTTAAGGTTTCGCCTGCAATATTTTTTAGCCCATGCGTCATCAATGTCATGCCAAGCAAAAATAATCCTACACCACCACAAAGCTCTGCAAATACTTGAAACACATTTTTCCCTTAATCTATGGTGTTGATCTATTTAACTGTTCTATTTAAAAGCTCAATATAATGAAAATCGTATAGACTAAATATTAGCCAAATGTATAAATGTGAAATAAAATCAGGTTCCTTGATTTAACAAGCAACCAGCTAAAATCAACCTTATATTAAAAATAAGTAAAGTAAAGCAACTCAAACTATTGTCTCAGTTCACTTAAATAAAAATGCCCATTTTCAGAGCATTTAAAATTACGACATTCAAAACCAATATGAATTATTCATCATTTAAAGCACATTCAAAACTACTCGGATTTTGTGCACAACGCACTTTCTTCAAAATTTTCATCATCGCAGGGTCATAATAACCTTCTTTGGTCATCTGAATACGCGCTTCACGCATGATTTTGATATAGCCTGGTTTATCTGCTTCACGCATTTCCATCCAATATTTTGCGGGAATTTCTTTTTCAATTTTATCGACAAACTCAAAAGCAGGACTCAGTTGTTTAGAAATGATTTCGCGGGCAATTGATCCCATTCCCGCAGGAAATTTATTGCGTTGCATGATCAATGTCCCTGTGACTTGAATAAGAGGAAACCGAATAATTCCCCCAACAGTTTTGCCATTTTTATCATTCATCCCTTTTTGTAATTCTAAGGGTTTAAACAACAAAGCAGGGCCAGCCATGATGTCAACTTCTTTATTATTAAACTTGCCACCTACAGTGAGTAAATCAACAGAAATCGGCTGTGCACCAACATTTTGTACCAATTTCTTTTGTGTACCATCAAAATTCATCACTGCAACTTTTTTACCTGCTGCTTTGGCTAAGGTGTCAATTCGGCGGTCATTCACCATAATATAAGCCGCACCCAAAGGGACAATTCCGACCACTTCATAGTCTTTATTGACCATTTTAGCATCATACTCAGGTCGTGCTAAAAGTTGTATCACGGCAGACAATTGTTTATAGCTTTGTACTGCACCAATAGCATCTATACTGCCAACAAATGGGTTAAATTGGCGTGCACGT
The DNA window shown above is from Acinetobacter piscicola and carries:
- the tauA gene encoding taurine ABC transporter substrate-binding protein gives rise to the protein MSKSSKPLIITAIVIVAIVAFIYLQKNKNVTPEAASTSTQKSDSAVVIAYQTGVDPSKVAQANGEYEKESQQAITWKKFDTGADVVNALASGDVDIGNIGTSPFAAAASRNLPIDVFFIAAKLGASEALIVRNQANIQKPQDLINKTIAVPFVSTAHYSLLSALKHWKIAESQVKIINLRPPEISAAWERGDIDAAYVWEPALSKAKSTGHVLTDSKQVGEWGAPTYDVWVVRKEFAEKNPQFLKAFVQTSLKQIDRYNQAPEKFQQDAENIKKISSLTGSDPKDIALLLSGNIYLNQQQQAQRLQQEFAKNIFDTATFLKAQGKVDQVKQSYQDNINPKFVQP
- a CDS encoding Na/Pi cotransporter family protein, producing the protein MFQVFAELCGGVGLFLLGMTLMTHGLKNIAGETLKHLFTQFTNTTSKAVLTGIGLTILVNSSTATTVATVGFVSAGVMTFAQAIGVVIGANIGTTSTGWLVAFLGLKFSISMFALPFIGLGAMLHLIAKDRLKLFGLILAGFGMIFFGIAILQEAMTGFSNRVDLSFLSADGFWAKVLLVAIGIVMSLILQSSSASITATLAALASGAIDVSQSLYLVIGQNVGAVGITVLSAIGASINAQRTVLVNVMFNVVAALVAFLFLAPALLWLYQHVSWLSRWDSLVIVALFHTLFSVVGALIFIPILKKIEQWVILLLSEDSPSILNCLDTANLQIPIVAIEAAETVQHHILFEIFKTLHNVFRDGILPSPSELKLLDEIILQLERYLEKITITDNPELQQHFLVILRVMVYVRVLRSDLAQIENALILRMHPAILQLALDYSHILDSYIEDIAHLSEHQQVEKLRTELNSLKKWASKHRAQIRSEVLEYTVLNQLNAAKSLELLAAQRWIERLIAHTYRFSNVLYEG
- a CDS encoding putative solute-binding protein; this encodes MVFWVPFAMSNSVYAAPAPKLDLTLSEHSQQKIKKLMNDPKVWAQIPKQVTLCVYSPDGANGEAFEQATSYISELPRIAQVAKQFGVDLKIIRPSKLQMRIDMDYPQLKKKASTELNLRVYTDERVLTEDFRSKRCDGAGISNLRARQFNPFVGSIDAIGAVQSYKQLSAVIQLLARPEYDAKMVNKDYEVVGIVPLGAAYIMVNDRRIDTLAKAAGKKVAVMNFDGTQKKLVQNVGAQPISVDLLTVGGKFNNKEVDIMAGPALLFKPLELQKGMNDKNGKTVGGIIRFPLIQVTGTLIMQRNKFPAGMGSIAREIISKQLSPAFEFVDKIEKEIPAKYWMEMREADKPGYIKIMREARIQMTKEGYYDPAMMKILKKVRCAQNPSSFECALNDE